One genomic region from Flagellimonas oceani encodes:
- a CDS encoding serine hydrolase domain-containing protein, which yields MRTPSFFGYSRLMSILFLSLLISCSSGDGEAPPEPNSNPNQNLDLEPELEPEPEPVTQNDIGVVDDAVSGFMAQYGVPGVALAVSVDEKMVYSKGYGKANVENDIDVSPDHLFRIASISKVFTATAILKLVDDGLVSLDEPVFGPDGILGGDFGTAVLTEDELDITVDDLLLHASGGWGTSTGGDPIDYQPNLGASDFIEYVLNNWSLSNAPGEVFSYSNMGYWLLARIIEERSGEPYEAYLKGLLSPLGISSFRVTTFREDDLGANEVHYYGAEGDAPYIFTIASRRDGDAGVVISAPDLLRFLCAIDGAPERPDILTPGSIALLSETTELSNLGRGLAVWPEQQLTYFTGSLPGNRSWMMIAENGHTATIVLNMRRTDTSAFDNDLQSLLLNIVKDGNIPWQTDLNQF from the coding sequence ATGAGAACACCGTCTTTTTTTGGGTATAGTCGGCTGATGTCCATCCTGTTCCTTTCATTATTAATCTCCTGTAGTTCTGGGGATGGAGAGGCACCACCCGAGCCCAACAGCAATCCAAATCAAAACCTAGATCTTGAACCGGAGCTCGAACCCGAACCGGAACCCGTAACACAAAATGATATCGGTGTGGTCGATGACGCAGTATCCGGATTTATGGCCCAGTATGGGGTTCCCGGGGTCGCCTTGGCCGTCAGCGTGGACGAAAAAATGGTCTATTCCAAAGGATACGGCAAGGCCAATGTGGAGAACGATATCGATGTGTCACCGGACCATCTTTTTCGGATAGCCAGTATCTCAAAGGTGTTTACGGCAACGGCCATACTAAAGCTTGTAGATGATGGTTTGGTGTCCCTGGATGAACCTGTCTTCGGCCCTGATGGCATATTGGGAGGTGATTTTGGTACAGCGGTGCTCACCGAGGATGAACTCGACATCACCGTGGATGACCTCTTGTTGCATGCTTCGGGCGGTTGGGGCACATCCACTGGGGGAGATCCCATTGATTACCAACCCAATCTTGGGGCTTCCGATTTTATCGAATATGTATTGAACAACTGGTCGCTGAGCAATGCCCCGGGAGAAGTGTTCAGCTATAGCAATATGGGATACTGGCTTTTGGCTCGAATCATTGAGGAAAGGTCCGGTGAACCCTATGAAGCATACCTCAAAGGGCTGCTTTCACCCTTGGGGATAAGTTCGTTCCGGGTAACGACCTTTCGGGAGGATGACCTCGGGGCAAATGAAGTACATTATTATGGCGCAGAGGGCGATGCACCATACATTTTCACGATTGCCTCGAGAAGGGATGGAGATGCCGGGGTTGTCATCAGTGCGCCCGATTTGCTCCGTTTTTTGTGCGCCATCGATGGGGCACCGGAGAGACCCGATATATTGACCCCTGGTTCGATCGCATTGTTGTCCGAGACCACCGAACTGTCCAATCTGGGAAGGGGTCTGGCCGTATGGCCGGAACAGCAATTGACCTATTTTACGGGAAGTCTTCCGGGAAACCGTTCGTGGATGATGATCGCTGAAAATGGACATACCGCCACCATTGTTTTGAACATGAGAAGGACGGATACCTCGGCTTTCGATAACGACCTGCAATCCCTTCTATTGAATATCGTGAAGGATGGAAACATTCCATGGCAAACCGATTTGAACCAGTTCTAG
- a CDS encoding gliding motility-associated C-terminal domain-containing protein, translating to MKKINLHHSYIIVLLFFGLGWNSMLGQTVNMEVQQGPNIDVVLTVGITDQNIDTFEEDLGAALESKGIPADKLYVQGFERTTISSNSEDAADIFNNWVRWGYNPETWEFVDAEKFIRRINNDYMAGFYDPVFDSSNYTLEADIAFTSGSDNDDMGITFGMKNGPVGSYLFNLSGAVRGFTTSEFIPGHGFASGLYKITRDDGNANPQHYVQGLQDASSTIFNPNSTTTWYHFKIVVSGKNVKIYMDDALIIDYTATEEIGGSYGFFSNSQPYATFKNIEVTSLSLKKFKDVLREPQWRNSAMRFNVNLDDQEVADFDNDQDLAEILMRTINEDIHYIGWGLNGNQVQFERFVQQNNNQGTFVNRDMGSWSSWMDDMAQYIYEQYQFLTVTEGDYFIAGTSVEIAVDPSEMKTSTANASYPSGRWKITHDETFFPNNQGRVSWNDLYLEDVPEFYEKPGKYSFTFEDLPTSPTTLYFHRKPVASFSYSSDTGVFNDTSYDLDGGANNGIAQTEWKWKPVDAASTADWNTGMFDKNSVGDGEYLVMLNVQDHQGVWSSPSSAYILVDSSSSSTNEDLPVAQFNIQPDALFTYSGSMNINIENNSIDPYGRTLSNEEWIVTQRVYDSEGNPTDTEIHNSTTQMTDFSSYNNLTAEYIISLRVQTSTGVWSEPFFRTLTITHDVTEPTLSATPNNGSIDTDTDILLTFQDENDGSGFDVQRYALVQDSNPPATDSSLWSSWSNSQSKTTSFSSGGTGWYIHGEAKDNAGNTGTASFGPFDLALVVGAKNDLAVLDEDTVSDPVDVLYNDVYDTNNTPTVSITTQGTKGSAVVDENNKIVYTPNANEFGSDAVIYELDDAGTKVTATLTLSITAVDDAPTAVADSFTLDENATLSDDVSTNDMEVDGDDRIYHIISNPSHASAFTFNADGTFSYEHNGDESATDSFTYNFEDAVSFSETVTATLNITNVNDAPAGGDITLDVTQDVGYAFKPTDFTFSDVDPSDTFNGIQVISLPTKGTLEYNGSPVKPNDMIDDVTLLVFTTADGEYGSSYTSFSFKVKDEDDALSSTTHTAGINAAQDTDGDGVPDKDDEDDDNDGTPDSQDAFPLDDSEDTDTDGDGTGDNADEDDDNDGTPDSQDAFPKDDSEDTDTDGDGTGDNADDDDDNDGTPDTEDAFPKDDSEDTDTDGDGTGDNADQDDDNDGTPDSQDAFPKDDSEDTDTDGDGTGDNADQDDDNDGTPDSQDAFPKDDSEDTDTDGDGTGDNADEDDDNDGTLDTEDAFPKDDSEDTDTDGDGTGDNADQDDDNDGTPDSQDAFPKDDSEDTDTDGDGTGDNADDDDDNDGTPDSEDAFPKDDSEDTDTDGDGTGDNADDDDDNDGTPDSQDAFPLDDSEDTDTDGDGTGDNADQDDDNDGTPDSQDAFPKDDSEDTDTDGDGKGDNADEDDDNDGTPDSEDAFPKDDSEDTDTDGDGTGDNADNDADNDGTPDDEDAFPYDPKEDSDIDGDGVGDNSDTDDDNDGVTDTDTDGDGLGDNVDNDDDNDGIPDDQDDFPNDASETIDTDGDGIGDNADTDDDDDGYSDEMELTEGSDPYDASSKPLDTDGDGIPDSIDEDDDNDGVPDADDAFPTSEEPSLVPAQAFTPNGDGNNDAWVIPGIDNYPNNVVKVYNRWGHEVFGTRSYRNNWEGFYKNRNEKLPAGSYMYIINLGDGSAPLQGWIFINY from the coding sequence ATGAAGAAAATCAACCTTCACCATTCATATATCATAGTACTATTGTTCTTTGGGTTAGGATGGAACTCCATGCTTGGCCAAACGGTCAATATGGAAGTGCAACAAGGCCCCAACATTGATGTGGTACTTACCGTGGGAATCACCGACCAAAATATAGATACCTTCGAAGAAGACCTAGGTGCTGCCTTGGAGAGCAAGGGTATCCCAGCCGACAAACTCTACGTGCAAGGTTTTGAACGAACCACCATTTCCTCCAACTCGGAAGATGCTGCCGATATTTTCAATAACTGGGTACGATGGGGCTACAACCCAGAGACCTGGGAGTTTGTGGATGCAGAAAAATTCATCCGCAGAATCAACAATGACTACATGGCGGGTTTTTACGATCCTGTTTTTGATTCGTCCAATTATACCTTGGAAGCTGACATTGCCTTTACCTCTGGCTCCGACAACGATGACATGGGGATAACCTTCGGAATGAAAAATGGCCCTGTGGGTTCCTATCTTTTCAATCTATCGGGAGCCGTAAGGGGCTTCACCACCAGTGAGTTCATTCCAGGTCACGGTTTTGCATCGGGCTTGTACAAAATTACAAGGGACGATGGCAATGCCAACCCGCAACACTATGTTCAGGGACTACAAGATGCCTCAAGCACTATTTTCAATCCCAACTCGACCACGACTTGGTATCATTTTAAAATCGTGGTCAGCGGTAAAAACGTAAAAATTTATATGGATGATGCATTGATCATCGACTACACCGCAACCGAGGAAATCGGAGGCAGTTATGGATTCTTCTCCAACAGTCAGCCCTATGCCACATTCAAGAACATCGAAGTGACCTCATTGAGCCTTAAAAAATTCAAGGATGTGCTTCGGGAGCCGCAATGGAGGAACAGTGCCATGCGATTCAACGTGAACCTTGATGATCAAGAGGTGGCAGACTTTGACAACGACCAGGATCTGGCCGAAATATTGATGCGAACCATCAACGAAGACATCCATTACATCGGGTGGGGGTTGAACGGCAACCAAGTGCAGTTCGAGCGTTTTGTACAGCAAAACAACAACCAAGGAACTTTTGTAAATCGAGATATGGGCAGCTGGTCGAGTTGGATGGACGATATGGCCCAATATATTTATGAACAATACCAGTTCCTTACGGTGACCGAAGGCGACTATTTCATTGCGGGAACAAGTGTTGAGATAGCGGTCGACCCTTCTGAGATGAAAACGAGTACCGCCAATGCAAGCTACCCAAGCGGGAGATGGAAAATCACACATGACGAGACCTTCTTCCCCAACAACCAGGGAAGGGTTTCCTGGAACGATCTTTATCTGGAGGATGTTCCGGAATTCTATGAAAAGCCCGGGAAATACTCCTTTACCTTCGAAGACCTGCCCACCTCCCCCACCACCCTTTATTTTCACAGGAAGCCCGTGGCTAGCTTCTCCTACAGTTCGGACACAGGCGTGTTCAACGACACCTCTTACGATTTGGATGGTGGTGCCAACAATGGAATAGCCCAGACCGAATGGAAATGGAAACCCGTGGATGCGGCATCCACTGCAGACTGGAATACTGGAATGTTCGACAAGAATTCCGTTGGGGATGGAGAATATTTGGTGATGCTCAATGTACAAGACCATCAGGGGGTTTGGAGCAGTCCTTCCAGTGCCTATATCCTAGTGGACAGCAGTAGTTCTTCCACCAACGAAGACTTGCCAGTGGCACAGTTCAACATTCAACCTGATGCACTGTTTACCTACTCAGGTTCGATGAACATCAATATAGAGAACAACTCCATCGACCCTTATGGAAGAACGCTTTCCAATGAAGAATGGATTGTGACGCAAAGAGTATACGATAGTGAAGGAAATCCAACGGATACGGAAATTCACAACTCCACCACCCAGATGACGGATTTCTCAAGTTATAACAATCTAACCGCAGAATACATCATTAGTCTGCGTGTACAGACCAGTACCGGTGTTTGGTCAGAACCTTTTTTCCGAACATTGACCATAACTCACGATGTTACCGAACCTACATTATCGGCCACCCCGAACAATGGCTCCATTGATACCGACACCGACATTCTGTTGACCTTTCAAGATGAAAATGACGGAAGTGGGTTTGATGTTCAACGCTATGCATTGGTTCAGGACAGCAATCCTCCAGCAACGGATAGCAGCCTATGGTCCTCTTGGAGCAACAGTCAATCCAAGACCACCTCGTTTTCCAGCGGCGGTACGGGATGGTACATCCATGGAGAGGCGAAGGACAATGCCGGAAACACGGGAACCGCCTCTTTTGGCCCTTTTGATCTTGCTTTGGTGGTCGGTGCAAAGAACGACTTGGCCGTATTGGATGAGGATACCGTATCCGACCCGGTCGATGTGTTGTACAACGATGTGTACGATACCAACAACACTCCAACTGTTAGCATTACGACACAAGGAACCAAAGGTTCAGCCGTGGTGGACGAAAACAATAAAATTGTCTACACTCCAAATGCGAATGAATTTGGAAGTGACGCCGTCATCTATGAACTGGATGATGCGGGCACCAAGGTAACCGCAACCCTTACCTTATCCATTACCGCAGTGGATGACGCACCAACAGCTGTAGCAGACTCCTTCACTTTGGATGAAAACGCCACCTTGAGCGATGATGTATCCACAAACGACATGGAAGTGGATGGTGATGATAGAATTTATCACATCATTTCAAATCCATCCCATGCAAGCGCTTTTACCTTTAATGCTGACGGTACATTCAGCTACGAGCATAATGGCGATGAATCCGCAACAGATAGCTTTACCTACAATTTTGAGGATGCCGTTTCCTTCTCGGAAACCGTTACGGCCACATTGAACATTACCAATGTGAACGATGCTCCAGCAGGCGGCGACATTACCTTGGACGTAACCCAAGATGTAGGATACGCTTTCAAACCTACTGATTTTACCTTCTCTGATGTTGACCCGAGCGATACCTTCAATGGCATACAAGTGATTTCACTTCCGACGAAAGGCACATTGGAATACAACGGCTCTCCCGTAAAGCCCAATGATATGATTGACGATGTGACATTGCTCGTCTTTACAACAGCAGACGGAGAATATGGTTCATCGTATACCTCCTTTTCATTTAAGGTAAAGGATGAAGATGATGCACTAAGCTCGACCACGCACACAGCGGGTATCAATGCGGCCCAGGATACCGATGGGGATGGCGTACCTGACAAAGACGATGAAGACGATGACAATGACGGTACCCCTGATTCCCAGGATGCCTTCCCATTGGATGATTCCGAGGATACCGATACCGATGGAGACGGAACTGGCGACAATGCCGACGAAGACGATGATAACGACGGTACCCCTGATTCCCAGGATGCCTTCCCCAAGGATGATTCCGAGGACACCGATACCGATGGAGACGGAACAGGAGATAATGCCGACGACGATGATGACAACGACGGTACCCCTGATACCGAGGATGCCTTCCCTAAGGATGATTCCGAGGACACCGATACCGATGGTGACGGAACCGGGGACAATGCAGACCAAGACGACGACAACGACGGTACTCCCGATTCCCAGGATGCCTTCCCGAAGGATGATTCCGAGGACACCGATACCGATGGTGACGGAACCGGGGACAATGCAGACCAAGACGACGACAACGACGGTACTCCCGATTCCCAGGATGCCTTCCCGAAGGATGATTCCGAGGATACCGATACCGATGGCGACGGAACCGGGGACAATGCAGACGAGGATGATGACAATGACGGAACCCTAGATACCGAGGATGCCTTCCCAAAGGATGATTCCGAGGACACCGATACCGATGGCGACGGAACCGGGGACAATGCAGACCAAGACGACGACAACGACGGTACTCCCGATTCCCAGGATGCCTTTCCGAAGGATGATTCCGAGGATACCGATACCGATGGCGACGGAACTGGCGACAATGCAGACGATGACGATGACAACGACGGCACCCCTGATTCCGAGGATGCCTTTCCGAAAGATGATTCCGAGGATACCGATACCGATGGCGACGGAACTGGCGACAATGCCGATGATGACGATGACAACGACGGCACCCCTGATTCCCAGGATGCCTTCCCATTGGATGATTCCGAGGACACTGATACCGATGGAGACGGAACTGGCGACAATGCAGACCAAGACGACGACAACGACGGTACTCCCGATTCCCAGGATGCCTTCCCGAAGGATGATTCCGAGGATACCGATACCGATGGCGACGGAAAAGGAGACAATGCCGATGAAGACGATGACAACGACGGCACCCCTGATTCCGAGGATGCCTTCCCGAAGGATGATTCGGAGGATACCGATACCGATGGTGACGGAACAGGCGACAATGCCGACAATGATGCAGATAATGACGGTACCCCGGATGATGAGGACGCTTTCCCCTATGACCCGAAAGAGGATTCCGACATTGATGGTGATGGTGTTGGCGACAATTCCGATACGGACGATGACAATGACGGGGTTACCGATACCGATACGGACGGAGACGGTCTTGGTGATAACGTTGACAACGATGATGACAACGACGGTATACCGGATGATCAAGATGATTTCCCGAATGATGCTTCCGAGACGATAGATACCGATGGAGACGGAATAGGCGACAATGCAGATACCGATGATGATGATGATGGCTATTCTGACGAAATGGAATTGACCGAAGGAAGCGACCCTTACGATGCATCCAGCAAGCCATTGGATACCGATGGAGATGGTATTCCAGACAGCATTGATGAGGATGACGACAATGATGGTGTTCCGGATGCAGATGATGCTTTCCCAACAAGTGAGGAGCCCTCATTGGTCCCTGCACAGGCCTTTACCCCTAACGGCGACGGTAACAACGATGCCTGGGTCATCCCGGGAATAGACAACTACCCCAACAATGTGGTCAAAGTCTACAACCGATGGGGTCATGAAGTGTTCGGCACCAGATCGTACCGAAACAACTGGGAAGGCTTCTATAAGAACAGGAACGAGAAACTACCCGCGGGATCGTACATGTACATCATCAACCTGGGAGATGGAAGCGCACCCTTGCAAGGCTGGATTTTCATCAACTATTAA
- a CDS encoding Crp/Fnr family transcriptional regulator has translation MLPNKHKEGNLFIILFLNSIYPLSPSLKNYLVEHIKSCYFEKNQFICKAGEVCDRLYLIKKGMVRGYFESDGMELTTWVDTENEVFTSITGFFRNQPCQENIQSLEETHCDYMEYEDYKYCLNNFPEMRHINRILLEEYYILAEQRVYLARIPNAQKRLTYYMEKMKPQIVERIPRKHLASYLAIRPETLSRLLKEID, from the coding sequence ATGTTACCGAATAAACATAAAGAGGGAAATCTTTTCATCATTTTGTTCCTCAACTCCATTTACCCCCTAAGCCCTAGTTTAAAAAACTACCTGGTTGAGCATATCAAAAGTTGTTACTTCGAGAAAAACCAGTTCATTTGCAAAGCTGGAGAAGTCTGCGATCGTCTCTATCTTATCAAAAAAGGTATGGTTCGCGGTTATTTTGAAAGCGACGGGATGGAATTGACGACCTGGGTGGACACCGAAAACGAAGTTTTCACCTCGATTACCGGTTTCTTCAGAAATCAACCTTGCCAAGAAAACATCCAAAGCCTGGAAGAGACCCATTGTGATTATATGGAGTATGAAGACTATAAGTATTGCTTGAACAATTTTCCAGAAATGCGGCACATTAACCGTATACTTTTGGAGGAATATTACATACTTGCGGAACAAAGGGTGTATTTGGCCAGGATCCCCAATGCCCAAAAAAGATTGACCTACTATATGGAAAAGATGAAACCCCAAATTGTCGAGAGAATCCCACGCAAACACCTGGCCTCCTATCTGGCCATAAGACCTGAGACTTTATCCAGACTATTGAAGGAAATAGATTAG
- a CDS encoding DUF4347 domain-containing protein has translation MKNLFKQKIRLSFVLFFLLTLSVSIAQTDEAVIVDSDFPNRAGLIASLPVAVTMIESDAAANLAETLKQAMAENPSVKNIHLFAPSTETSISMGEMAYTAEVLDQQLTSSDFSTNRDITLYVYSCTLAKNPSGISLLENISSKTGFNVASCASCKELNEEFKFDYSVRPLTITSNLFE, from the coding sequence ATGAAAAATCTTTTTAAACAAAAAATCCGGTTGAGCTTCGTGCTCTTCTTTTTGCTAACGCTAAGCGTATCCATTGCCCAAACCGACGAGGCGGTGATCGTGGATTCCGATTTTCCCAATCGCGCAGGACTCATAGCGTCCCTACCCGTTGCTGTCACAATGATCGAGAGCGATGCCGCTGCCAACCTGGCCGAAACCCTAAAGCAGGCGATGGCCGAGAACCCCAGTGTAAAGAACATCCATCTTTTTGCACCATCCACGGAGACATCGATCAGTATGGGGGAAATGGCGTACACGGCCGAAGTCCTGGACCAGCAGCTGACCTCATCTGATTTCAGCACCAACAGGGACATAACCCTTTATGTGTACTCCTGTACATTGGCCAAAAACCCTTCAGGGATATCTCTTTTGGAAAACATATCCTCCAAAACTGGTTTCAATGTAGCCTCTTGTGCCTCTTGCAAAGAGCTCAACGAAGAATTCAAGTTTGATTACTCGGTAAGACCATTGACTATTACCAGCAACCTTTTTGAATAA
- a CDS encoding tetratricopeptide repeat protein — protein MDREEAYWTREEQELFESCLLDQMTPAEKAGFESRMASDPTLKAKFLEFKALFGAIEEAGLRLAMDHFHEGVQDDGKERRLSTASRTVYRMAAAIAVLMTLGGIWYFYYPNDNERLFAAYYTPDPGLPTVMGNSDNYMFYEAMVDYKQEDYGTALQKWKGLLPGKMDNDTLNYFMGSAHLAKGEADKAISYFDRVLVHDSTPFRSEAAFYKGLAHLKMNEVREALKSLEHTSDDRARELAQKLKD, from the coding sequence ATGGATAGGGAAGAAGCATATTGGACAAGGGAGGAGCAAGAGCTGTTCGAAAGTTGTCTTTTGGACCAGATGACACCTGCGGAAAAAGCCGGTTTTGAGTCAAGGATGGCCTCGGATCCGACGCTCAAGGCCAAGTTTTTGGAATTTAAGGCCCTTTTCGGAGCCATTGAAGAGGCTGGACTCCGCCTTGCCATGGACCATTTTCACGAGGGAGTTCAAGACGATGGAAAAGAAAGGCGACTTTCCACTGCCTCTAGAACGGTATATCGCATGGCAGCAGCAATAGCTGTGTTAATGACCTTGGGGGGCATATGGTATTTTTATTATCCCAATGACAATGAAAGGCTCTTTGCTGCATATTACACCCCCGACCCGGGACTGCCAACGGTCATGGGCAACAGTGACAACTATATGTTTTACGAAGCCATGGTGGACTATAAACAAGAGGATTATGGTACCGCCCTTCAAAAGTGGAAAGGCCTATTGCCGGGGAAAATGGACAATGACACGCTCAATTATTTTATGGGATCGGCCCATTTGGCCAAGGGTGAGGCCGATAAGGCCATCAGTTATTTTGACCGTGTGCTGGTGCACGACAGCACGCCCTTTCGGAGCGAGGCGGCTTTTTACAAAGGCCTGGCCCACCTTAAAATGAACGAGGTACGGGAGGCGCTCAAAAGTCTGGAGCATACCTCGGATGACAGGGCAAGGGAATTGGCACAAAAACTAAAGGACTGA
- a CDS encoding RNA polymerase sigma factor, whose translation MQTKDNPQVTAFKKNDRQAMQEVYEHTFPKFRSHVFRNSGNEAEAKDVFQDAFVACWRNIKDDKFDGAGSVEAYLYTIARNKWTDHLRSARFRKTVGAEGLSKVVQEAGDDSGGELDDKRETMLKALDQLGDACQQLLGLFYYERKTMKQVAKDLGIAATSARNKKYRCMERLRSLAEHITRNG comes from the coding sequence TTGCAGACAAAAGATAACCCACAGGTCACCGCATTCAAAAAAAATGACAGGCAGGCCATGCAAGAGGTATATGAACATACGTTTCCAAAATTTAGGAGCCACGTCTTCAGGAACAGTGGGAATGAAGCGGAGGCGAAGGATGTTTTTCAAGACGCCTTTGTTGCTTGCTGGAGAAATATCAAGGATGACAAGTTTGATGGCGCAGGAAGTGTTGAGGCCTACCTGTACACCATAGCCAGGAATAAATGGACCGACCACCTGCGTTCCGCACGGTTCAGAAAAACGGTGGGAGCGGAGGGCCTTTCCAAAGTGGTGCAAGAAGCGGGCGATGATTCCGGTGGGGAGCTGGACGATAAAAGGGAAACAATGCTTAAGGCATTGGATCAACTGGGAGATGCCTGTCAACAGCTTTTGGGTCTTTTTTATTACGAGAGAAAGACAATGAAGCAGGTGGCCAAGGACCTTGGGATTGCGGCCACATCTGCCAGAAATAAAAAATATAGGTGCATGGAACGTTTGCGTTCGCTTGCGGAACATATAACAAGGAATGGATAG